TCTCAGCTAGTATCCATTAAAGAGATATCAATTGATAAAATTGTTCCTAATCCATACCAGCCCAGAACGGATTTTGCGCAGGAGAAGCTTGATGAATTGGCCGAATCAATAAAAATGATGGGGCTTATACAGCCTATTACCGTTACAAAAATTCATGGCGGCAAATATCAGATAATCAGCGGAGAGAGAAGGTTCCGCGCATGCACTGCGGCAGGGCTGAAGAGCATTCCCGCATATATAAAAGATGTCAGCGAGGATGCTATGCTGGAGATGGCTTTGGTAGAAAATATTCAGAGAGAGGATTTGGATCCTATTGATGTTTCTCTAAGTTTTCAGAGATTAATAGATGAATGCTCCCTAACGCAAGAGGCTCTTTCACAGCGTGTAGGGAAAAACAGAGCAACAGTTGCAAACTTTTTAAGACTGCTTAAGCTGCCCCCTGAGATTCAATTTGCTATTAAGGCAAAAAAACTTTCCATGGGACATGCAAAAGCGCTGCTTGGCCTGGAAGGTGACAAAGCTCAATTAAAGCTTGCAAATCAAATAATTGAAGATGACCTGTCGGTGAGACAGACAGAGGAGAGGGTTAAAAAACTCAATGGTGCTGCGGCAGAGAAAGTGAAGGGGAAAGAGGCAAAAGTCCCTGCCGGAAATTTATCAGCGGCAACGGAGAACGGAAAACAAGTTGCGGAAATTCTTCAGAAGTATTTTGGGGAGAGCGTGGCAATTAAACCGCGCAAAAAAGGGGCGGGAGACTTGACAATTCATTATCAGTCAGATACACAACTTGAAGATTTTCTGAAAATATTAAAGGAACATAATTTGTAGTAGAGCGGAAAAATTTGGTTGTGCAGAGAAGATTATCAAAAATATTGATATCAGCAGTGATTGCGGGAGTTTGTTTTTTTGCTCCGCGCGGCGCTGATGCACAAATCAAAACCGGCGGGGAGTTTATAAGCAACGCCCCTCCTGCTGCAGGTACAATGAAGTCTGCAAATCAGGCAGATACGCTTAGTTACGGAGATGATACCGCAGCCGTAAGACCGCAATATTCTTTAAAGAGGTATTTCAAAGCTCTAGCACACAAAGATACCATGTCAATATCCTATATGTTTCTGGGACAAGCTATTGTACCGGGAACTGGGCAGCTGTACAACAAACAGGCATGGAAGATTCCTATTGTTTATGGTGCTATAGGAGGATGTATTGGCGGCGCCGTGATGGCCAACATGAAGTGGAAAAAAGATGGGAAGCAGAGTGCAAAAGATTTAAGAAACTATCTGGTATTGGGGGCAATAGGTTCATATTGGGGCTCTTTGATGGATGCCACCGTGAGCTACAAATCTTATGAGAGACCTCTACCTGCAAGAGCCTCTTTTTATTCCGCCTTGCTTCCGGGACTAGGCCAGGCATACAATGGAGATTACTGGCACATTCCAATTTACTATGCCGGATTTATGATTAGCGGATATTGCTGGGCATTTAACCAGAAAGAATACAGAAGATATAAAAACATGTACATAGATAAGGCGGCGGGAACATATACAGGGCCACTTTCCTCGGACGATATTATCTGGTACAGAGACCAATACAGGCGCAATAGGGATTATTCCGTTATTGCGACGATGCTGATTTATGCGCTTAACATTATAGATGCAAATGTTTTTGCGCACTTCAGCCATTTTGATATAAGCGACGATTTGTCCTTTAACGTACAACCCGTAATAATACAGGAGGGTGCGCCATTACCCGTGCCGGCGCAGACATTTTATGGGTTTAACAGCGGGTATTCCTCCACTAAAATTGGATTCCAGATGAATATTAACTTTTAAAATTTTGCGGAGTCTAACTATAGTGGAAAGATTTTTGAGAGGAAAACGGATTTGACAATTAAAAAAAATTTTACTGATGAGATTTAGAAGAGTTACCATCTTGCTGATTGCAATGTGCAGCTTATTGTGTTTTAACACAAATACTTACGCACAATTATTCAAAAGCAAAAAGCAGCTGACACAAGAAAACGCAAAACTTAGAAAGACAATTGATTCATTAAAGAATATTATAGGAGAGGGTGAAATTGAAATTGCAGACACAACTGATGCGGGAGACTCAATTAACCCCGGAGGCATAGGTCTTATAGAGAACGATTTGTTTGAGACCAAGACGCCAGGCTCTAATCCCGATAGTTTATTGAGCATCTGGTATTTGCAAAAGCAGCTTACTGTCGGCGACATGCAAACTATAGATTTGGACAGCGTCAATTTTACAACAAACATTCCGGATGAAGTCTACATAGAGAAGATAAAAAAGATGAATTCTTTCATCCCGATACCTTACAACAAATCTGTCAAAAACGGTATCATTCTATACACGGAAAAACGCCCGAGACTGGCATCAATCATATTGGGTCTAAGTTCCTATTACTTACCTATTTTTGAAGATATTTTTGAATCATACGGATTGCCAAGAGAGCTGACCGTTCTGGCTATAATTGAGTCTGCTCTTAATCCAATGGCCGTCTCCCCTACCAATGCAAGAGGTATGTGGCAATTCATGCGAACAACGGCCAGGCAGTATGGATTGGAAATTAACTCATACGTTGATGAACGTCTGGACCCTGTCAAATCAGCAACGGCAGCAGCAAAATATTTAAGAGACGCGTACATGATTTTTGGAGACTGGTCCCTTGCAATTGCCTCATACAATTGCGGTACCGGGAATGTCAACAAAGCAATAAGACGCGCGGGCTGTAAAGATTTTTGGTCTGTTTACGGATATTTGCCTAGAGAGACAAGAGGTTACATCCCTAACTTTGTTGGAGCTCTTTACCTTTTGAATTACTATCGGGATTACAATATAGTTCCTGAAAAAATCACATTGCCGGCTCACGTAGACACATTTAGAATTCATAAGAATTTACACTTTGAGCAAATATCTGACAACATTGGAATACCTGTAGAAGAATTAAGACAGCTTAACCCCCAGTATCTGCATGATATAATCCCAGGTTCAGAGGAGGAATATATTCTTAACCTGCCTTACAATTACACAGTTCCATTTGTTGATAAAGAGCAGCAAATCTACGCCTACAAAGACAGCATCTTCTTTAATCCAATAGTTTACAACAACTACAAAAAAGCTGAGGCAAGCGGAGGAGATGATAATGAGACCGTATCTTCTGCAAGGAGCAATACTCCAAGGCAAAGGACGATGTATCATAAAGTTAGACGCGGTGAAACTTTGGGGGGAATTGCGCGCAAATACGGAGTAACAATTACGCAGGTTAAGAAGTGGAACCACATGAGAAAGAACACCGTACAAGCGGGCAAGAGCTTGGTAATTTACAAAGGAGGAAGAGGCGGAGGAGAGTCTACGTATGAATCACATGCGGCATCTGAAGATACTTACATTCCAGGCAGCAGAGGAAAAAAGAATTCCGCCAGAAAGTCCGGAGTTACCAACTATACGGTTAGAAGAGGCGATACTTTATTTAGCATTGCACGCAAGTATGATATGACTTTGAGCGATTTGCTTAGACTTAACGGTCTTTCCAACAACAGCAAGATTTTCCCCGGAAGAAAAATCAAAGTTAAAAGAGGTTAATCCTCTTTAAAGTTCAAAGAGGCTAAAAATTAAATCTTATCCCTGCTTTCAAACTAAGCAGGGATTTTTTTTCTCCGCACTTTAAAAATAATTCCAGCCACTTGGCCGCCCTGACCTGCGCAACGGCATACCAGCTAATTCCCTTTCCGTAAAAAAGAGTAGAAGCGTATGTCATAGGCAAGTCATATTCAACCATATACAGACGTCCATTCCATTTCTCCGCGTTGTAATATGCCACACAAAAATGCATGGACAAAACATTCATCTTAATATTGGAGAGCGCGGAGACCGCATAGCTTCCTTTTGAATTCACCTCCTCTTTTGCCATAAAATTCAACCATTTGCAAATTCTTATTTTTGCCGCCGCTTTTTCAGCACAAATATTATCAATCACGTTTGTCCGCAAATAGTTGCAGGATAGGCGCAAAGAGAAATTCAAAACATCTCCGGTAAATTCAAACTTCAAATAATTTTTCCAGCACATAGAGGATGAATTAATATTAAACCTTGCCCATGGATAATAGACATAATCTGAACCCATAGTCATTTTAAGATTTCTGAAAACATATCCGCTTGCTCTTATTGCGGCGCCATTTTGATTTGAGCAAGAAGATGTAAGCGTATAACCGCCTGCATGAGGATTTGTGTAACTTTTAGAATAACTGCGCACTAGAAAGTTAATTTTCCATTTTCCGCAAATAGGAAATGTGCCTCCCGCAACAGCAGCATAACCTCCCGAATGTTCCAATCCAGGGGAACTGTAAGCAGCCTCGCCAAAAAACCTGAGCTTCCCCAGCAAGGTGTAAAAATCGGCTGCGCAGTTCCAATGAAAGCCCTCATACATCTGGTACTCATTATAATCCTTAACATTTCTGCCATTGATTTTATCATAAGTATATCCGGCAAAGGAAAAACCAATTTTAATCTTGTTAAAAAGGGCGGTAACATTTGCCCCCGTAACTACCTCATGCATTGCATCTTTTGCAGACAATAATAATTTTGAGTTATGTATGCCTCCCGATAGTATAGAAGTATATTCCTTTCCGTTTGGGGCAATCTTTGCATCAATGCCCTTGTATGACCCTAACAATGAAACCGTTAATTTTCCGCAGGAAAGCTCGGCAGCAACTCCTCTGAAGAATTTCTCCTCATCGGAAGAGGTATATGGAGAGACAGGTTCACCTCTTTTATAAAACCCATACATATCTTCCGCACCTTGCAAATTAAATGAATTCCAAAGTGTTAGACCTTGCCCGAATCTGGCGGAAAAATCCCCTATCACCAAATTGTCTACTGCAAAAGTTTTTAATTTTTCAGGCTCTCCGCTAACGCCGGGATTTTTCCTCTTTACAAATTTCATGTTGCGCAACGCAATGCTAAAGGAGATAAAGTCCCCAAGCGGAATTCTGTTTTTCTCAACCGCCGGCTCACCCG
The window above is part of the Bacteroidales bacterium genome. Proteins encoded here:
- a CDS encoding ParB/RepB/Spo0J family partition protein is translated as MPKFKTGLGRGLSALIENATQERQEDDFVNQPTESSTPDSSSSQLVSIKEISIDKIVPNPYQPRTDFAQEKLDELAESIKMMGLIQPITVTKIHGGKYQIISGERRFRACTAAGLKSIPAYIKDVSEDAMLEMALVENIQREDLDPIDVSLSFQRLIDECSLTQEALSQRVGKNRATVANFLRLLKLPPEIQFAIKAKKLSMGHAKALLGLEGDKAQLKLANQIIEDDLSVRQTEERVKKLNGAAAEKVKGKEAKVPAGNLSAATENGKQVAEILQKYFGESVAIKPRKKGAGDLTIHYQSDTQLEDFLKILKEHNL
- a CDS encoding DUF5683 domain-containing protein, which encodes MQRRLSKILISAVIAGVCFFAPRGADAQIKTGGEFISNAPPAAGTMKSANQADTLSYGDDTAAVRPQYSLKRYFKALAHKDTMSISYMFLGQAIVPGTGQLYNKQAWKIPIVYGAIGGCIGGAVMANMKWKKDGKQSAKDLRNYLVLGAIGSYWGSLMDATVSYKSYERPLPARASFYSALLPGLGQAYNGDYWHIPIYYAGFMISGYCWAFNQKEYRRYKNMYIDKAAGTYTGPLSSDDIIWYRDQYRRNRDYSVIATMLIYALNIIDANVFAHFSHFDISDDLSFNVQPVIIQEGAPLPVPAQTFYGFNSGYSSTKIGFQMNINF
- a CDS encoding LysM peptidoglycan-binding domain-containing protein, whose translation is MRFRRVTILLIAMCSLLCFNTNTYAQLFKSKKQLTQENAKLRKTIDSLKNIIGEGEIEIADTTDAGDSINPGGIGLIENDLFETKTPGSNPDSLLSIWYLQKQLTVGDMQTIDLDSVNFTTNIPDEVYIEKIKKMNSFIPIPYNKSVKNGIILYTEKRPRLASIILGLSSYYLPIFEDIFESYGLPRELTVLAIIESALNPMAVSPTNARGMWQFMRTTARQYGLEINSYVDERLDPVKSATAAAKYLRDAYMIFGDWSLAIASYNCGTGNVNKAIRRAGCKDFWSVYGYLPRETRGYIPNFVGALYLLNYYRDYNIVPEKITLPAHVDTFRIHKNLHFEQISDNIGIPVEELRQLNPQYLHDIIPGSEEEYILNLPYNYTVPFVDKEQQIYAYKDSIFFNPIVYNNYKKAEASGGDDNETVSSARSNTPRQRTMYHKVRRGETLGGIARKYGVTITQVKKWNHMRKNTVQAGKSLVIYKGGRGGGESTYESHAASEDTYIPGSRGKKNSARKSGVTNYTVRRGDTLFSIARKYDMTLSDLLRLNGLSNNSKIFPGRKIKVKRG
- a CDS encoding helix-hairpin-helix domain-containing protein, which translates into the protein MERKNFLTGKILFAILFIFLPAVVFSQTDKYPEIEKVIEQISDYYDNSLDNISSEGGVSAADAENSSARNMEEILEYYERLRKYPLNINSASRSDLQRLVLLTDFQIEALLDYEKNHGPVISYSELSLLNGYNEEIVKLLRPFIYFGDSGIRPGNFFKDCSSSFYSKYARKIICSGGKTNSSETEFGDPNYIQLRYRTVWLNKVEVALLEEKDAGEPAVEKNRIPLGDFISFSIALRNMKFVKRKNPGVSGEPEKLKTFAVDNLVIGDFSARFGQGLTLWNSFNLQGAEDMYGFYKRGEPVSPYTSSDEEKFFRGVAAELSCGKLTVSLLGSYKGIDAKIAPNGKEYTSILSGGIHNSKLLLSAKDAMHEVVTGANVTALFNKIKIGFSFAGYTYDKINGRNVKDYNEYQMYEGFHWNCAADFYTLLGKLRFFGEAAYSSPGLEHSGGYAAVAGGTFPICGKWKINFLVRSYSKSYTNPHAGGYTLTSSCSNQNGAAIRASGYVFRNLKMTMGSDYVYYPWARFNINSSSMCWKNYLKFEFTGDVLNFSLRLSCNYLRTNVIDNICAEKAAAKIRICKWLNFMAKEEVNSKGSYAVSALSNIKMNVLSMHFCVAYYNAEKWNGRLYMVEYDLPMTYASTLFYGKGISWYAVAQVRAAKWLELFLKCGEKKSLLSLKAGIRFNF